The Carassius gibelio isolate Cgi1373 ecotype wild population from Czech Republic chromosome B22, carGib1.2-hapl.c, whole genome shotgun sequence genome window below encodes:
- the LOC127987564 gene encoding interferon-induced very large GTPase 1-like, with product ICSVTGSTEREDDLRIVLLGKTGVGKSATGNTILGREAFTAETSQESVTKECQRETSEINGRHITVIDTPGLFDTELSNEEIQREISNSISMILPGPHVFIIVLSLGQRFTKEEATAVEIIQETFGEKSLMFTMVLFTRGDFLENKTIDQCLGKPGSALRNLIDVCGNRFHVFNNKEIGDQTQVTDLLQKIDNMVKENGGSYYSCKMFREMERELQEQQKNILMERLREREEEMKKLEEEKERMKMKMEEERQNHDTERKRREEEFNEREERYKREMKEQEEQMRDEMKSVKEECKNEIKEMRKEIETIKKEKENLQIRYDTETDRMMTRIENEKQHHEKERKRRDVEINEREERYKTQIKEKEREMKEEMKREREELEKQKEEEKTRREEEIKEREEQFKTQIKEKERDMKEEMKREREEWEKQKEEERRRAKEVEKRIERERQICDEIQRLKSEMERIITEKDRIERERREQVEDSEKRMKEGKMREDEQKTLEEQHEEELKRRRVDVREEYEREEEEKKICSETDPSLQDENKDIEPAEKIQNLFDRLHLEDKHHNKLRAADVLQITKHSLQSHESCAEEEMIQTFLQKLLMMNYRARYITTKQTSEQQTDSDTFDDDIFDEMSLSNKRTSQSALIHPMDVQMAVFHCADALLKQLMVTKLSQCQFALPLLVPDPFTRQIEFPLWTFRQIYKSWKMRNTSNQIISQTQPIYRAQTPMVFFFRFGSVSSSKSQLMNRLINEKHNTFFHRNCPGSSRSRVLMDGVVEISWFCPSGSDDDKFTECAAFCNLHGDAGDHEKQLQILTHMSSVNVVLLPRLQKNDRSATKIQNLYTDRKPLICLFTEDKSTVIEMKKGKFKIGLKYRNQSNVSEELRRAIHDCVSESSHTFRLEDVSKHPDVRVDEEDDDDCRRGREAAQKMMSLLKKKDLREDKESFLPHQGKLWHQWSQKNREIHQPRGDEGEMDIRRKQTEMKKLRQQQHESDISEFMKIFIKEMNSDDVTKMFLLQWLRILLDEHTSDDLSALHHKYDEKWSTVLRLKENTDKSEHLKAAQTELERISEDLQAAAFGVEHILREIGQIYESCSSLQRNRKDLQVHFSSLPSLAAQMMISGSPLELMDGDAAHVPVTWISAVVDQLIQKLGDQRVFVLSVLGLRGSGKSTMMNAMFGLHSAVSAGRSTRGAFMQLIRVSSEMKTQMRFDYILVVDTEGLHALELSGRSTRHHDNELATFVVGLADLTLINIFGENPSEMQGILQIVVQAFMRMKKVRLNLSCVFVHQNVSDVTAGERNMERRRRLLEKLDEMTKLAAKDEVCETECFSDVIRCDVQKDVKYFSQLWEGSPPMAPPNPNYCENIQELKKTIMSHASKSHGMKLRDLKDRVKDLCEALLNEHFVFSFRNSLEISVYRKLETEYRKWTWSLRRAMMETENKLHNKIENDVIHEVKETDLQRELKKTSEEVKKYMSEFFEKERDKDILIQWKTSFEIRIKDLQENIVRETQRRLNEVLHQRDLKKKTDALRTHHENTLYEKSKELALKLRDRTNDEETLKKEFDLFWDQCVKKIIRDTPAFRDIDLMRDVRKILSEGYESVPVDHWRENRDIFTVTSYSDYVQLKKSSGFSRNIYTSFQKVFDYRLSKEDEAQIRSLVSDVVQQTDRMIQSFNISKMGYNTSYIHQITDYIRARITQHEEESVRYVFKKEFFMDLVLSICKRAKKMITDQHRWFREANDPVIYVQKRREEYYSIFLKYCHGAASAAMFGEILCQKLKEPSEQSVYKKTARDLTDEMMKDCESLRGNRSHLEKHILKTLAEEEDFNKYMNYIHHPRDHFKSFIRDEVRRYITDQFSVRVLPKMKENIKLLQQKIMRAAHQSTEHVQENRGDVGLWLKSFTQRISDELIFSEKHLSGVRCDDVDFKLLEDVIRRELTAIVSDIIRRFNSRSFNEKLDLKFRPDELLISHFCQCCWVQCPFCGAICTNTIENHDGDHSAPFHRVRGITGTYYSSTQTLSADICTSLVMSDKKFCVSGGQFKYREYRRAGGVYAKWSITPDLSEQIYWKWFVCRFQKHLEKYFNKTFEGSGEIPDEWRRYSKQDAIESLDEYM from the exons ATTTGCTCTGTTACAGGCTCAACAGAGAGAGAAGATGATCTGAGGATTGTGCTGCTGGGAAAAACTGGAGTCGGGAAGAGTGCAACTGGAAACACCATCTTAGGAAGAGAAGCgtttacagcagaaacatctcaaGAATCTGTTACTAAAGAGTGTCAGAGAGAAACATCTGAAATCAACGGCAGACACATTACTGTGATCGACACTCCAGGACTGTTTGATACTGAACTCAGTAATGAAGAAATCCAGAGAGAAATCAGCAACAGCATCTCCATGATCCTGCCTGGACCACATGTGTTCATCATCGTGCTCAGTTTAGGACAACGATTCACTAAAGAAGAAGCAACAGCTGTGGAGATCATCCAGGAGACGTTTGGAGAGAAATCGTTAATGTTCACCATGGTGCTCTTCACCAGAGGAGACTTTCTGGAGAACAAAACCATTGATCAGTGTTTGGGAAAACCTGGATCTGCCCTTAGAAACCTGATTGATGTGTGTGGAAACAGATTCCATGTGTTCAATAATAAAGAGATTGGAGACCAAACACAGGTGACTGATCTACTGCAGAAGATAGACAACATGGTGAAAGAGAACGGAGGGAGTTACTACTCGTGTAAGATgttcagagagatggagagagaactaCAAGAGCAACAGAAGAACATACTGATGGAGAGACTcagagaacgagaagaagagatgAAGAAActagaagaagagaaagagagaatgaagatgaagatggagGAAGAACGACAGAATCatgacacagagagaaagagaagagaagaagagtTTAATGAGAGAGAGGAGAGATATAAAAGAGAAATGAAGGAACAGGAGGAGCAGATGAGAGATGAGATGAAAAGTGTAAAAGAGGagtgtaagaatgaaataaaggaAATGAGAAAAGAAATAGAGactataaagaaagaaaaagaaaatcttcaGATCAGATACGACACAGAAACCGACAGAATGATGACCAGAATTGAGAATGAAAAACAACAtcatgagaaagagagaaagagaagagatgTAGAGATTAATGAGAGAGAAGAAcgatataaaacacaaataaaggagaaagagagagagatgaaagaggagatgaagagagaaagagaagaattggagaaacagaaagaagaagaaaagacgagaagagaagaagagattaaagagagagaagaacaatttaaaacacaaataaaggagaaagagagagatatgaaagaggagatgaagagagaaagagaggaatggGAGAAACAGAAAGAAGAAGAGAGACGAAGAGCAAAAGAGGTTGAGAaaagaatagagagagagagacagatttgtGATGAGATTCAGAGACTGAAGAGTGAAATGGAGAGAATAATCACAGAGAAAGAcagaatagaaagagagagacgaGAACAAGTAGAGGATTCAGAGAAGAGAATGAAAGAAGGAAAGATGAGAGAAGATGAACAGAAGACTCTTGAAGAACAGCATGAAGAAGAACTGAAGAGAAGACGAGTGGATGTGAGAGAGGAATatgaaagagaggaagaggagaagaagaTCTGCTCTGAAACTGATCCGTCACTGCAG GACGAAAACAAAGACATTGAACCAGCAGAAAAAATCCAGAATCTATTTGACAGACTTCATCTTGAAGACAAACACCACAATAAACTGAGAGCCGCAGATGTTCTTCAGATAACCAAACATTCATTACAGTCTCATGAGTCTTGTGCTGAAGAAGAGATGATTCAGACTTTCCTACAGAAACTACTGATGATGAACTACAGAGCAAGATACATCACAACTAAACAGACCAGTGAACAGCAAACAGACAGTGACACATTTGATgatgatatttttgatgaaatgtcTTTGTCTAACAAAAGAACGAGTCAGTCTGCTCTCATTCACCCGATGGATGTCCAGATGGCTGTGTTTCATTGTGCTGATGCTCTCCTGAAGCAGCTGATGGTCACTAAACTGTCCCAGTGTCAGTTCGCTCTTCCTCTGCTTGTTCCTGATCCATTCACACGACAGATTGAGTTTCCTCTCTGGACATTCAGACAAATCTACAAGAGCTGGAAGATGAGAAACACCAGCAATCAGATCATCAGTCAAACCCAGCCCATCTACAGAGCACAAACTCCAATGGTGTTCTTCTTCAGGTTCGGCTCTGTGTCTTCATCCAAGTCTCAGCTGATGAACCGTCTGATCAATGAGAAACACAACACGTTCTTCCACAGAAACTGTCCCGGCAGCAGCAGATCCAGAGTCCTGATGGACGGAGTGGTGGAGATCTCCTGGTTCTGTCCTTCTGGATCAGATGATGATAAATTCACTGAGTGTGCAGCGTTCTGTAATCTACACGGAGATGCAGGAGACCATGAGAAACAGCTGCAGATCCTCACTCACATGAGCTCAGTCAATGTTGTTCTCCTGCCACGACTTCAGAAGAATGACAGAAGTGCAACAAAGATACAAAACCTGTACACAGACAGAAAGCCACTCATTTGTCTCTTTACTGAGGATAAATCTACTGTAATTGAGATGAAGAAAGGGAAATTCAAAATTGGTCTGAAATACAGAAATCAGTCAAATGTTTCTGAAGAACTCAGAAGAGCTATACATGATTGTGTCTCAGAATCATCTCACACTTTCAGACTTGAAGATGTGTCCAAACACCCAGATGTCAGAGTagatgaggaagatgatgatgactgcaggagaggaagagaagcagcacagaAGATGATGAGTTTACTGAAGAAGAAAGATCTGAGAGAAGACAAAGAATCATTTCTTCCTCATCAGGGGAAACTGTGGCATCAGTGGAGTCAGAAGAACAGAGAAATACATCAACCTCGAGGAGATGAAGGAGAAATGGACATCCGTAGAAAACAAACAGAGATGAAGAAACTCCGTCAACAGCAGCATGAATCTGACATCAGTGAGTTTATGAAGATCTTTATTAAAGAAATGAACTCAGATGATGTCACAAAGATGTTTCTCCTTCAATGGCTCAGAATCCTCCTGGATGAACATACATCAGATGATCTTTCTGCTCTTCATCACAAATATGATGAAAAGTGGTCAACAGTCTTAAGACTGAAGGAGAACACTGATAAATCTGAACATCTCAAAGCTGCTCAAACTGAGCTTGAGAGAATATCTGAGGATCTTCAGGCTGCAGCGTTTGGTGTGGAGCACATCCTGAGGGAGATCGGTCAGATCTATGAATCATGTTCATCTCTGCAGAGAAACAGGAAAGACCTGCAGGTTCACTTCTCTTCTCTCCCGAGTCTGGCAGCACAGATGATGATCTCTGGATCTCCTCTGGAGTTAATGGATGGAGATGCTGCTCATGTTCCTGTGACCTGGATCTCTGCTGTTGTAGATCAACTCATCCAGAAACTGGGAGACCAGAGAGTCTTTGTGCTGTCAGTTTTAGGGCTTCGAGGCTCTGGGAAATCCACCATGATGAACGCCATGTTTGGACTCCATTCTGCCGTCAGTGCTGGAAGATCAACCAGAGGAGCTTTCATGCAGCTGATCAGAGTCTCCAGTGAGATGAAAACACAGATGAGGTTTGATTATATTCTGGTTGTTGATACTGAGGGACTTCATGCTCTAGAACTGTCTGGAAGATCAACAAGACACCATGACAATGAACTGGCCACATTTGTTGTAGGTCTTGCAGATCTGACACTGATCAACATCTTTGGAGAAAACCCATCTGAGATGCAGGGCATTCTTCAGATTGTTGTTCAGGCCTTCATGAGGATGAAGAAGGTGAGACTGAATctcagctgtgtgtttgtgcatcagaACGTGTCAGACgtcacagctggagagagaaacaTGGAGAGAAGGAGACGTCTGCTGGAGAAACTGGATGAGATGACAAAACTCGCTGCTAAAGATGAAGTCTGTGAGACTGAGTGTTTCAGTGATGTCATTAGATGTGATGTTCAGAAAGATGTGAAGTATTTCTCTCAGCTCTGGGAAGGCAGTCCGCCCATGGCTCCACCAAACCCAAACTACTGTGAGAACATCCAAGAACTGAAGAAGACTATCATGTCTCATGCCTCAAAATCACATGGAATGAAGCTGAGAGATTTAAAAGATCGTGTTAAAGATCTCTGTGAGGCTTTACTGAATGAACATTTTGTCTTCAGTTTTAGAAACTCTCTGGAGATCTCAGTCTACAGGAAACTGGAGACAGAATACAGGAAGTGGACCTGGAGTCTGCGCAGAGCCATGATGGAGACTGAGAACAAACTACAcaacaaaatagaaaatgatGTGATTCATGAAGTTAAAGAAACTGATCTTCAAAGAGAACTGAAGAAGACAAGTGAAGAAGTGAAAAAATATATGTCTGAATTCtttgagaaagaaagagataaaGATATACTGATTCAGTGGAAAACATCATTTGAAATCAGAATCAAAGATCTTCAGGAAAACATTgtgagagaaacacagagaagaTTAAATGAGGTTCTTCATCAGCGAGACCTGAAGAAAAAGACTGATGCTCTGAGAACACATCATGAAAACACTCTTTATGAAAAGAGCAAAGAACTCGCCTTAAAACTCAGAGACAGAACAAATGATGAAGAAACACTGAAGAAAGAGTTTGATTTGTTCTGGGATCAGTGTGTGAAGAAGATCATCAGAGACACTCCTGCATTCAGAGACATTGACTTAATGAGAGATGTGAGAAAGATCCTCAGTGAAGGCTATGAAAGTGTTCCTGTAGATCACTGGAGAGAGAACAGGGATATTTTCACTGTTACAAGTTATTCAGATTATGTACAGTTGAAGAAATCCAGTGGATTTAGCAGAAATATCTACACATCATTTCAAAAAGTGTTTGATTACCGTCTCTCTAAAGAGGACGAAGCCCAAATAAGATCATTAGTCTCAGATGTTGTtcagcagacagacagaatgattcagtcatttaacatttcaaaGATGGGCTACAACACCAGCTACATTCATCAAATCACAGATTACATCAGAGCAAGAATAACACAACATGAAGAAGAATCAGTGAGATATGTGTTCAAGAAAGAGTTCTTCATGGATTTGGTTCTGTCCATCTGTAAGAGAGCAAAAAAGATGATCACTGACCAACACAGATGGTTCAGAGAAGCAAATGATCCTGTCATATATGTTCAGAAGAGGAGAGAAGAGTACTATAGTATTTTCCTGAAATACTGTCATGGAGCCGCATCAGCTGCTATGTTTGGAGAGATCCTCTGTCAGAAACTGAAAGAGCCGAGTGAGCAGAGCGTCTATAAGAAGACTGCCAGAGATCTGACGGATGAAATGATGAAAGATTGTGAATCACTGAGAGGAAACAGATCACATCTGGAGAAACACATCCTGAAGACACTGGCAGAAGAGGAGGACTTTAACAAATACATGAACTACATTCATCATCCCAGAGATCACTTCAAGAGTTTCATCAGAGATGAAGTCAGACGGTACATCACTGATCAGTTCAGTGTCCGTGTTTTACCCAAGATGAAGGAGAACATTAAACTCCTGCAGCAGAAGATCATGAGAGCAGCTCATCAATCTACTGAACATGTTCAAGAGAACAGAGGAGATGTTGGTTTGTGGTTGAAGAGTTTCACACAGCGGATCTCAGATGAGCTGATCTTCTCTGAGAAACACCTCAGTGGAGTCAGATGTGATGATGTTGATTTCAAACTGCTAGAAGATGTGATCAGACGGGAACTTACTGCTATAGTGTCAGACATCATCAGGAGATTCAACTCAAGGTCATTCAATGAAAAACTGGACCTCAAGTTCAGACCAGATGAGCTTCTGATTAGTCACTTCTGTCAGTGCTGTTGGGTTCAGTGTCCGTTCTGTGGAGCTATCTGCACAAACACCATAGAAAACCATGATGGAGATCACAGTGCTCCCTTCCACAGAGTGAGAGGAATTACTGGCACATATTACTCTTCTACACAGACTCTCTCTGCTGATATTTGCACAAGTTTAGTGATGAGTGATAAAAAATTCTGTGTGTCAGGAGGACAGTTTAAATACAGAGAGTACAGAAGAGCAGGAGGAGTTTATGCGAAGTGGAGTATAACTCCTGATCTCTCTGAACAGATCTACTGGAAGTGGTTTGTGTGCAGATTCCAGAAACATCTGGAGAAATActtcaataaaacatttgagGGGAGTGGTGAGATACCAGACGAATGGAGAAGATACTCAAAACAAGATGCTATTGAGAGTTTAGATGAATACATGTAA